The following coding sequences are from one Carassius auratus strain Wakin chromosome 15, ASM336829v1, whole genome shotgun sequence window:
- the LOC113115067 gene encoding zinc finger protein 708-like isoform X2, with the protein MARFELFQSQTALVMSLLTDCAKHEIRKTFPSSLSNKPNDTQIQMLNSIMDRFSKEVVQKICSLFRYCSSGAPVPAQTCLKSRAELRKTSSQMGRDLSGATHVHNQEIQDAVTLSVSPLKDPATTSHQQTSNTEPAKESNASRCLLVEDRAEETIQKISNTDTDERVWSEDQEGVLQTSTNQPEVPQAKESFECKKCGKAFPKMFSLVLHKRVHSIVRPHSCEKCGKKFTLLRALETHLRKHTQEHEKKKFPCTTCGKSFRDLTAHKLVHAEVKPFTCDICGQGFTIKRSLYMHQRVHTGEKPYRCDTCGKCFSLIGTLNYHKRIHSNDRPIKCSHCNKCFKYHKLLKLHLRVHTGERPHTCDICGKSFALSGTLKRHVLIHTDDKPYVCEVCGRRFNQRSTLKGHMTVHGEKRFMCEMCGKKFQYNYLLRNHILTHDQIGNAGDKSNAQRCDVCGKFLSCAYTLKAHLQLHSDNSKPYTCTLCDRRYSSVPSLRMHEQLHTGEKPFKCEICCKDFSLKASYKTHMFLHSGERPHKCVLCGKRFKLSSSLKMHIRTHTGEKPHKCDTCGKAFPLSGNLKRHRLVHTGEKPFTCDICLKSFTQPNHLKAHMHIHTGKKPYTCTNCWKSFAYKRNYKDHKCSPL; encoded by the exons ATGGCCCGGTTTGAGCTTTTTCAGAGTCAGACCGCTCTGGTAATGTCTTTACTGACGGACTGTGCTAAACACGAGATACGAAAGACTTTTCCGTCCAGTCTCTCCAACAAACCAAACGACACTCAGATTCAGATG CTTAATTCCATAATGGACAGGTTTTCCAAAGAGGTGGTGCAGAAGATTTGCAGTCTCTTCAGATACTGTTCTTCTGGTGCACCAGTTCCAGCTCAAACATGTTTGAAGAGTCGAGCCGAGCTGAGGAAGACTTCCTCTCAGATGGGCCGTGATCTCAGTGGAGCAACCCATGTCCATAACCAAGAGATTCAGG ATGCTGTAACTCTCTCTGTGAGTCCTCTGAAGGATCCTGCAACAACGTCTCACCAGCAAACTTCAAACACTGAA CCTGCAAAGGAGAGTAATGCAAGCAGATGTCTTCTGGTGGAGGACAGAGCAGAAGAAACCATCCAGAAAATATCCAACACTGACA CTGATGAGAGGGTCTGGTCTGAAGATCAGGAAGGAGTGTTACAGACATCAACCAATCAACCTGAAGTTCCACAAGCAAAAGAGTCTTTTGAATGTAAGAAGTGCGGAAAAGCCTTTCCAAAGATGTTTTCTCTCGTGCTGCACAAACGTGTGCATTCAATCGTGAGGCCTCACAGTTGTGAAAAGTGTGGAAAGAAATTCACACTGCTGAGAGCGCTAGAGACCCACCTTCGCAAACACACGCAGGAGCATGAAAAGAAGAAATTTCCCTGCACTACTTGTGGAAAGAGCTTCAGAGATCTCACAGCGCACAAACTGGTCCATGCGGAAGTCAAACCATTCACCTGTGATATATGCGGACAAGGATTCACAATCAAAAGAAGTTTATACATGCACCAGAGGGTGCACACGGGTGAAAAACCATACAGATGCGACACCTGCGGAAAGTGTTTCTCCCTGATCGGCACGTTGAACTACCACAAGAGAATTCATTCGAATGACAGGCCGATAAAATGCAGCCACTGCAATAAGTGCTTCAAATACCATAAACTTCTGAAGCTCCACCTCCGCGTGCACACGGGCGAGAGGCCGCACACCTGCGACATTTGTGGGAAAAGCTTTGCGCTTTCCGGGACTCTAAAACGGCACGTCCTCATTCACACCGACGACAAGCCATACGTCTGCGAGGTGTGCGGCAGAAGATTTAACCAGAGAAGCACACTAAAAGGCCACATGACAGTTCACGGAGAAAAACGATTTATGTGTGAAATGTGTGGGAAAAAGTTCCAGTATAATTACCTCCTGAGGAACCACATTCTAACGCATGATCAGATTGGAAATGCAGGCGATAAGAGTAACGCTCAGCGCTGCGACGTGTGTGGGAAGTTCCTGAGCTGTGCCTACACTTTAAAAGCTCACTTACAACTGCATTCGGACAACAGCAAACCTTATACGTGCACGTTATGTGACAGAAGGTACAGCAGCGTTCCTTCCCTCCGGATGCACGAGCAGCTTCACACAGGAGAGAAACCGTTCAAGTGCGAGATCTGTTGTAAGGATTTTTCTCTAAAGGCTTCGTATAAAACCCATATGTTCCTGCATTCAGGAGAAAGAcctcacaaatgtgttttgtgtgggAAAAGATTCAAGCTGTCGAGCTCTTTGAAGATGCATATACGCACTCATACTGGTGAAAAACCGCACAAGTGTGACACGTGTGGGAAGGCATTTCCTTTATCGGGCAATTTGAAAAGGCACAGGCTCGTGCACACCGGGGAAAAGCCATTTACCTGTGACATTTGTTTGAAGAGTTTCACACAGCCCAACCATTTGAAGGCACACATGCACATTCACACTGGCAAAAAGCCGTACACGTGCACTAACTGTTGGAAAAGTTTTGCCTATAAGAGAAATTACAAAGATCACAAATGTTCTCCACTTTGA
- the LOC113115067 gene encoding zinc finger protein 227-like isoform X4, which translates to MGRDLSGATHVHNQEIQADAVTLSVSPLKDPATTSHQQTSNTEPAKESNASRCLLVEDRAEETIQKISNTDTDERVWSEDQEGVLQTSTNQPEVPQAKESFECKKCGKAFPKMFSLVLHKRVHSIVRPHSCEKCGKKFTLLRALETHLRKHTQEHEKKKFPCTTCGKSFRDLTAHKLVHAEVKPFTCDICGQGFTIKRSLYMHQRVHTGEKPYRCDTCGKCFSLIGTLNYHKRIHSNDRPIKCSHCNKCFKYHKLLKLHLRVHTGERPHTCDICGKSFALSGTLKRHVLIHTDDKPYVCEVCGRRFNQRSTLKGHMTVHGEKRFMCEMCGKKFQYNYLLRNHILTHDQIGNAGDKSNAQRCDVCGKFLSCAYTLKAHLQLHSDNSKPYTCTLCDRRYSSVPSLRMHEQLHTGEKPFKCEICCKDFSLKASYKTHMFLHSGERPHKCVLCGKRFKLSSSLKMHIRTHTGEKPHKCDTCGKAFPLSGNLKRHRLVHTGEKPFTCDICLKSFTQPNHLKAHMHIHTGKKPYTCTNCWKSFAYKRNYKDHKCSPL; encoded by the exons ATGGGCCGTGATCTCAGTGGAGCAACCCATGTCCATAACCAAGAGATTCAGG CAGATGCTGTAACTCTCTCTGTGAGTCCTCTGAAGGATCCTGCAACAACGTCTCACCAGCAAACTTCAAACACTGAA CCTGCAAAGGAGAGTAATGCAAGCAGATGTCTTCTGGTGGAGGACAGAGCAGAAGAAACCATCCAGAAAATATCCAACACTGACA CTGATGAGAGGGTCTGGTCTGAAGATCAGGAAGGAGTGTTACAGACATCAACCAATCAACCTGAAGTTCCACAAGCAAAAGAGTCTTTTGAATGTAAGAAGTGCGGAAAAGCCTTTCCAAAGATGTTTTCTCTCGTGCTGCACAAACGTGTGCATTCAATCGTGAGGCCTCACAGTTGTGAAAAGTGTGGAAAGAAATTCACACTGCTGAGAGCGCTAGAGACCCACCTTCGCAAACACACGCAGGAGCATGAAAAGAAGAAATTTCCCTGCACTACTTGTGGAAAGAGCTTCAGAGATCTCACAGCGCACAAACTGGTCCATGCGGAAGTCAAACCATTCACCTGTGATATATGCGGACAAGGATTCACAATCAAAAGAAGTTTATACATGCACCAGAGGGTGCACACGGGTGAAAAACCATACAGATGCGACACCTGCGGAAAGTGTTTCTCCCTGATCGGCACGTTGAACTACCACAAGAGAATTCATTCGAATGACAGGCCGATAAAATGCAGCCACTGCAATAAGTGCTTCAAATACCATAAACTTCTGAAGCTCCACCTCCGCGTGCACACGGGCGAGAGGCCGCACACCTGCGACATTTGTGGGAAAAGCTTTGCGCTTTCCGGGACTCTAAAACGGCACGTCCTCATTCACACCGACGACAAGCCATACGTCTGCGAGGTGTGCGGCAGAAGATTTAACCAGAGAAGCACACTAAAAGGCCACATGACAGTTCACGGAGAAAAACGATTTATGTGTGAAATGTGTGGGAAAAAGTTCCAGTATAATTACCTCCTGAGGAACCACATTCTAACGCATGATCAGATTGGAAATGCAGGCGATAAGAGTAACGCTCAGCGCTGCGACGTGTGTGGGAAGTTCCTGAGCTGTGCCTACACTTTAAAAGCTCACTTACAACTGCATTCGGACAACAGCAAACCTTATACGTGCACGTTATGTGACAGAAGGTACAGCAGCGTTCCTTCCCTCCGGATGCACGAGCAGCTTCACACAGGAGAGAAACCGTTCAAGTGCGAGATCTGTTGTAAGGATTTTTCTCTAAAGGCTTCGTATAAAACCCATATGTTCCTGCATTCAGGAGAAAGAcctcacaaatgtgttttgtgtgggAAAAGATTCAAGCTGTCGAGCTCTTTGAAGATGCATATACGCACTCATACTGGTGAAAAACCGCACAAGTGTGACACGTGTGGGAAGGCATTTCCTTTATCGGGCAATTTGAAAAGGCACAGGCTCGTGCACACCGGGGAAAAGCCATTTACCTGTGACATTTGTTTGAAGAGTTTCACACAGCCCAACCATTTGAAGGCACACATGCACATTCACACTGGCAAAAAGCCGTACACGTGCACTAACTGTTGGAAAAGTTTTGCCTATAAGAGAAATTACAAAGATCACAAATGTTCTCCACTTTGA
- the LOC113115065 gene encoding zinc finger protein 883 has product MKVNTEIAVSFVVLLHSLTLYIRNDSYRLSTMAEYDLFRKQTVSIMTLLIETVLDEIQKVFECECGPSHNEISNVSDRDLISEMNEKQRRMVKLTAVMETFTKVAVQKICKVFSYCFALKPTQLQGFKSYHDDVINVKELAKQHLKKPKSKNSHAVRDVSAPSVSQERHKLLTALPEETVQPQDSVKGRECAKEDQVSEVCPESSSSGRENPVQAFFIVENSSITSVEDQQAEETAQAGQISTKSEKPKKTKPYNCKECGKKYFYRRSLDQHKCGHLKGPHSCEQCGKKFKYLKGLRKHLLNHTEKKGICKTCGKAFVNLKMHERVHLEVKPFLCSTCGHSFTVKGSLLAHQRIHTGEKPYSCEICGKHFTHSSNLACHLLTHSNDRPWKCTLCDKTFKTEKKMKMHQLVHTGEKPHVCNRCGQKFGHITNLRRHLLMHNGVKRHVCEICSKQFYQSKSLKRHMGIHGALKAFMCEICGKSFVFNYALQKHLLTHGDKASLNGKSKDGKSFPCDECGRCYSSTAMLRIHQRLHTEKDPYMCKVCGKSYSSLYSLKEHEKLHSGLTPFKCDICDKTFTQKVGLKMHEVVHTKAKPYRCSVCGSQFGLPHSLRLHMRIHSGEKPHKCETCGMCFRLSGNLRRHERIHTGERPFSCEVCGKKFVQLSHVKAHMQIHTGVKPYTCQKCGKKYAYRRNYNDHKCIPV; this is encoded by the exons atgaaagtgAACACAGAAATCGCGGTATCGTTTGTGGTCTTACTTCATTCACTCACTTTATATATCAGAAATGACAGTTACCGATTGAGCACAATGGCGGAGTATGACCTATTCCGCAAACAGACTGTGTCTATAATGACGCTTTTGATAGAAACAGTCCTAGACGAGATTCAGAAAGTTTTTGAATGTGAATGTGGCCCATCTCACAATGAAATCAGTAACGTTAGTGACAGAGATCTGATATCGGAGATGAATGAAAAACAACGCAGAATG GTCAAGCTGACAGCTGTGATGGAGACCTTTACCAAGGTGGCTGTTCAAAAAATATGCAAAGTGTTCAGTTATTGCTTTGCGCTTAAGCCAACTCAGTTGCAGGGTTTTAAAAGTTACCATGATGACGTAATAAATGTAAAAGAGTTGGCGAAGCAGCATTTGAAGAAaccaaaaagtaaaaacagtCATGCTGTCAGAGATGTGTCTG CTCCATCAGTGTCTCAGGAGAGACATAAACTGCTCACTGCGTTACCTGAAGAAACTGTTCAACCACAAGATTCGGTTAAAGGCAGAGAG TGTGCAAAGGAGGATCAAGTCTCTGAAGTTTGTCCTGAGTCATCAAGTAGTGGACGAGAGAACCCAGTGCAAGCATTTTTTATAG TTGAAAACAGCAGCATCACCTCAGTTGAGGACCAGCAAGCTGAAGAAACCGCACAAGCAGGACAAATAAGTACAAAATCTGAAAAACCCAAGAAGACAAAGCCATATAACTGTAAAGAGTGCGGAAAGAAATATTTCTATAGACGCTCACTAGATCAGCATAAGTGCGGACATTTAAAAGGACCTCACAGTTGTGAGCAGTGCGggaagaagtttaaatacttgAAAGGATTAAGAAAACACCTACTGAATCACACAGAGAAGAAAGGGATCTGTAAAACATGTGGGAAAGCCTTCGTAAATCTTAAGATGCACGAACGTGTCCACCTGGAAGTGAAGCCGTTTCTGTGTTCCACATGTGGACACAGCTTCACCGTGAAGGGAAGTTTACTGGCACACCAGAGGATCCATACAGGTGAGAAACCGTACAGTTGTGAGATCTGCGGGAAGCACTTTACGCACTCAAGCAACCTCGCCTGCCATCTGCTCACTCACTCCAATGACAGGCCGTGGAAATGCACCCTCTGTGACAAGACTTTCAAAACGGAAAAGAAAATGAAGATGCACCAGCTCGTGCATACGGGAGAGAAGCCCCATGTATGTAACAGATGTGGGCAGAAGTTTGGCCACATTACAAATCTCAGAAGGCATCTCCTCATGCACAACGGTGTGAAGCGCCACGTCTGTGAAATCTGTTCCAAGCAGTTTTATCAGAGCAAGTCTCTGAAGAGGCATATGGGAATACATGGAGCTCTGAAGGCATTTATGTGTGAAATATGTGGGAAGAGCTTTGTTTTTAACTATGCCCTACAGAAACACTTACTCACACATGGTGATAAAGCCAGTCTGAATGGCAAATCTAAAGATGGGAAGTCTTTCCCGTGTGACGAATGCGGAAGGTGCTACAGTTCGACTGCTATGCTCCGAATACATCAGAGACTTCATACGGAAAAGGATCCGTACATGTGTAAAGTCTGCGGGAAAAGCTATAGCAGCTTGTATTCGCTGAAGGAACACGAGAAGCTTCATTCGGGGTTGACACCGTTCAAGTGTGACATCTGTGATAAGACTTTTACTCAGAAAGTTGGTTTGAAAATGCACGAGGTTGTTCATACCAAAGCCAAACCGTACAGATGTTCTGTTTGCGGAAGCCAGTTCGGGCTTCCACACAGTCTGAGACTGCATATGCGCATTCACTCCGGCGAAAAGCCACACAAGTGCGAAACGTGCGGAATGTGCTTTCGCTTATCTGGAAACTTGAGGCGGCATGAGCGGATCCACACCGGCGAGAGGCCGTTCAGCTGTGAGGTGTGTGGGAAAAAGTTTGTGCAACTCAGCCATGTGAAGGCACATATGCAGATCCACACTGGTGTCAAACCCTACACGTGCCAGAAGTGCGGGAAGAAATATGCCTACCGTAGAAATTACAATGATCACAAGTGTATACCTGTGTGA
- the LOC113115067 gene encoding zinc finger protein 708-like isoform X1 — protein sequence MARFELFQSQTALVMSLLTDCAKHEIRKTFPSSLSNKPNDTQIQMLNSIMDRFSKEVVQKICSLFRYCSSGAPVPAQTCLKSRAELRKTSSQMGRDLSGATHVHNQEIQADAVTLSVSPLKDPATTSHQQTSNTEPAKESNASRCLLVEDRAEETIQKISNTDTDERVWSEDQEGVLQTSTNQPEVPQAKESFECKKCGKAFPKMFSLVLHKRVHSIVRPHSCEKCGKKFTLLRALETHLRKHTQEHEKKKFPCTTCGKSFRDLTAHKLVHAEVKPFTCDICGQGFTIKRSLYMHQRVHTGEKPYRCDTCGKCFSLIGTLNYHKRIHSNDRPIKCSHCNKCFKYHKLLKLHLRVHTGERPHTCDICGKSFALSGTLKRHVLIHTDDKPYVCEVCGRRFNQRSTLKGHMTVHGEKRFMCEMCGKKFQYNYLLRNHILTHDQIGNAGDKSNAQRCDVCGKFLSCAYTLKAHLQLHSDNSKPYTCTLCDRRYSSVPSLRMHEQLHTGEKPFKCEICCKDFSLKASYKTHMFLHSGERPHKCVLCGKRFKLSSSLKMHIRTHTGEKPHKCDTCGKAFPLSGNLKRHRLVHTGEKPFTCDICLKSFTQPNHLKAHMHIHTGKKPYTCTNCWKSFAYKRNYKDHKCSPL from the exons ATGGCCCGGTTTGAGCTTTTTCAGAGTCAGACCGCTCTGGTAATGTCTTTACTGACGGACTGTGCTAAACACGAGATACGAAAGACTTTTCCGTCCAGTCTCTCCAACAAACCAAACGACACTCAGATTCAGATG CTTAATTCCATAATGGACAGGTTTTCCAAAGAGGTGGTGCAGAAGATTTGCAGTCTCTTCAGATACTGTTCTTCTGGTGCACCAGTTCCAGCTCAAACATGTTTGAAGAGTCGAGCCGAGCTGAGGAAGACTTCCTCTCAGATGGGCCGTGATCTCAGTGGAGCAACCCATGTCCATAACCAAGAGATTCAGG CAGATGCTGTAACTCTCTCTGTGAGTCCTCTGAAGGATCCTGCAACAACGTCTCACCAGCAAACTTCAAACACTGAA CCTGCAAAGGAGAGTAATGCAAGCAGATGTCTTCTGGTGGAGGACAGAGCAGAAGAAACCATCCAGAAAATATCCAACACTGACA CTGATGAGAGGGTCTGGTCTGAAGATCAGGAAGGAGTGTTACAGACATCAACCAATCAACCTGAAGTTCCACAAGCAAAAGAGTCTTTTGAATGTAAGAAGTGCGGAAAAGCCTTTCCAAAGATGTTTTCTCTCGTGCTGCACAAACGTGTGCATTCAATCGTGAGGCCTCACAGTTGTGAAAAGTGTGGAAAGAAATTCACACTGCTGAGAGCGCTAGAGACCCACCTTCGCAAACACACGCAGGAGCATGAAAAGAAGAAATTTCCCTGCACTACTTGTGGAAAGAGCTTCAGAGATCTCACAGCGCACAAACTGGTCCATGCGGAAGTCAAACCATTCACCTGTGATATATGCGGACAAGGATTCACAATCAAAAGAAGTTTATACATGCACCAGAGGGTGCACACGGGTGAAAAACCATACAGATGCGACACCTGCGGAAAGTGTTTCTCCCTGATCGGCACGTTGAACTACCACAAGAGAATTCATTCGAATGACAGGCCGATAAAATGCAGCCACTGCAATAAGTGCTTCAAATACCATAAACTTCTGAAGCTCCACCTCCGCGTGCACACGGGCGAGAGGCCGCACACCTGCGACATTTGTGGGAAAAGCTTTGCGCTTTCCGGGACTCTAAAACGGCACGTCCTCATTCACACCGACGACAAGCCATACGTCTGCGAGGTGTGCGGCAGAAGATTTAACCAGAGAAGCACACTAAAAGGCCACATGACAGTTCACGGAGAAAAACGATTTATGTGTGAAATGTGTGGGAAAAAGTTCCAGTATAATTACCTCCTGAGGAACCACATTCTAACGCATGATCAGATTGGAAATGCAGGCGATAAGAGTAACGCTCAGCGCTGCGACGTGTGTGGGAAGTTCCTGAGCTGTGCCTACACTTTAAAAGCTCACTTACAACTGCATTCGGACAACAGCAAACCTTATACGTGCACGTTATGTGACAGAAGGTACAGCAGCGTTCCTTCCCTCCGGATGCACGAGCAGCTTCACACAGGAGAGAAACCGTTCAAGTGCGAGATCTGTTGTAAGGATTTTTCTCTAAAGGCTTCGTATAAAACCCATATGTTCCTGCATTCAGGAGAAAGAcctcacaaatgtgttttgtgtgggAAAAGATTCAAGCTGTCGAGCTCTTTGAAGATGCATATACGCACTCATACTGGTGAAAAACCGCACAAGTGTGACACGTGTGGGAAGGCATTTCCTTTATCGGGCAATTTGAAAAGGCACAGGCTCGTGCACACCGGGGAAAAGCCATTTACCTGTGACATTTGTTTGAAGAGTTTCACACAGCCCAACCATTTGAAGGCACACATGCACATTCACACTGGCAAAAAGCCGTACACGTGCACTAACTGTTGGAAAAGTTTTGCCTATAAGAGAAATTACAAAGATCACAAATGTTCTCCACTTTGA
- the LOC113115067 gene encoding zinc finger protein 227-like isoform X3, whose product MQLNSIMDRFSKEVVQKICSLFRYCSSGAPVPAQTCLKSRAELRKTSSQMGRDLSGATHVHNQEIQADAVTLSVSPLKDPATTSHQQTSNTEPAKESNASRCLLVEDRAEETIQKISNTDTDERVWSEDQEGVLQTSTNQPEVPQAKESFECKKCGKAFPKMFSLVLHKRVHSIVRPHSCEKCGKKFTLLRALETHLRKHTQEHEKKKFPCTTCGKSFRDLTAHKLVHAEVKPFTCDICGQGFTIKRSLYMHQRVHTGEKPYRCDTCGKCFSLIGTLNYHKRIHSNDRPIKCSHCNKCFKYHKLLKLHLRVHTGERPHTCDICGKSFALSGTLKRHVLIHTDDKPYVCEVCGRRFNQRSTLKGHMTVHGEKRFMCEMCGKKFQYNYLLRNHILTHDQIGNAGDKSNAQRCDVCGKFLSCAYTLKAHLQLHSDNSKPYTCTLCDRRYSSVPSLRMHEQLHTGEKPFKCEICCKDFSLKASYKTHMFLHSGERPHKCVLCGKRFKLSSSLKMHIRTHTGEKPHKCDTCGKAFPLSGNLKRHRLVHTGEKPFTCDICLKSFTQPNHLKAHMHIHTGKKPYTCTNCWKSFAYKRNYKDHKCSPL is encoded by the exons ATGCAGCTTAATTCCATAATGGACAGGTTTTCCAAAGAGGTGGTGCAGAAGATTTGCAGTCTCTTCAGATACTGTTCTTCTGGTGCACCAGTTCCAGCTCAAACATGTTTGAAGAGTCGAGCCGAGCTGAGGAAGACTTCCTCTCAGATGGGCCGTGATCTCAGTGGAGCAACCCATGTCCATAACCAAGAGATTCAGG CAGATGCTGTAACTCTCTCTGTGAGTCCTCTGAAGGATCCTGCAACAACGTCTCACCAGCAAACTTCAAACACTGAA CCTGCAAAGGAGAGTAATGCAAGCAGATGTCTTCTGGTGGAGGACAGAGCAGAAGAAACCATCCAGAAAATATCCAACACTGACA CTGATGAGAGGGTCTGGTCTGAAGATCAGGAAGGAGTGTTACAGACATCAACCAATCAACCTGAAGTTCCACAAGCAAAAGAGTCTTTTGAATGTAAGAAGTGCGGAAAAGCCTTTCCAAAGATGTTTTCTCTCGTGCTGCACAAACGTGTGCATTCAATCGTGAGGCCTCACAGTTGTGAAAAGTGTGGAAAGAAATTCACACTGCTGAGAGCGCTAGAGACCCACCTTCGCAAACACACGCAGGAGCATGAAAAGAAGAAATTTCCCTGCACTACTTGTGGAAAGAGCTTCAGAGATCTCACAGCGCACAAACTGGTCCATGCGGAAGTCAAACCATTCACCTGTGATATATGCGGACAAGGATTCACAATCAAAAGAAGTTTATACATGCACCAGAGGGTGCACACGGGTGAAAAACCATACAGATGCGACACCTGCGGAAAGTGTTTCTCCCTGATCGGCACGTTGAACTACCACAAGAGAATTCATTCGAATGACAGGCCGATAAAATGCAGCCACTGCAATAAGTGCTTCAAATACCATAAACTTCTGAAGCTCCACCTCCGCGTGCACACGGGCGAGAGGCCGCACACCTGCGACATTTGTGGGAAAAGCTTTGCGCTTTCCGGGACTCTAAAACGGCACGTCCTCATTCACACCGACGACAAGCCATACGTCTGCGAGGTGTGCGGCAGAAGATTTAACCAGAGAAGCACACTAAAAGGCCACATGACAGTTCACGGAGAAAAACGATTTATGTGTGAAATGTGTGGGAAAAAGTTCCAGTATAATTACCTCCTGAGGAACCACATTCTAACGCATGATCAGATTGGAAATGCAGGCGATAAGAGTAACGCTCAGCGCTGCGACGTGTGTGGGAAGTTCCTGAGCTGTGCCTACACTTTAAAAGCTCACTTACAACTGCATTCGGACAACAGCAAACCTTATACGTGCACGTTATGTGACAGAAGGTACAGCAGCGTTCCTTCCCTCCGGATGCACGAGCAGCTTCACACAGGAGAGAAACCGTTCAAGTGCGAGATCTGTTGTAAGGATTTTTCTCTAAAGGCTTCGTATAAAACCCATATGTTCCTGCATTCAGGAGAAAGAcctcacaaatgtgttttgtgtgggAAAAGATTCAAGCTGTCGAGCTCTTTGAAGATGCATATACGCACTCATACTGGTGAAAAACCGCACAAGTGTGACACGTGTGGGAAGGCATTTCCTTTATCGGGCAATTTGAAAAGGCACAGGCTCGTGCACACCGGGGAAAAGCCATTTACCTGTGACATTTGTTTGAAGAGTTTCACACAGCCCAACCATTTGAAGGCACACATGCACATTCACACTGGCAAAAAGCCGTACACGTGCACTAACTGTTGGAAAAGTTTTGCCTATAAGAGAAATTACAAAGATCACAAATGTTCTCCACTTTGA